One Rissa tridactyla isolate bRisTri1 chromosome 4, bRisTri1.patW.cur.20221130, whole genome shotgun sequence DNA window includes the following coding sequences:
- the DYNLRB2 gene encoding dynein light chain roadblock-type 2, translating into MGGGGPRGDGGRAPGPLWGTAAPRAPQRGRRSPSGRGVVGAGVLWCPLSSQAEVEETLKRIQAHKGVIATMVINAEGIPIRTTLDNSTTVQYAGLLHQLTVKARSTVRDIDPQNDLTFLRIRSKKHEIMIAPDKEYLLIVIQNPCE; encoded by the exons ATGGGTGGCGGGGGGCCGCGAGGGGACGGGGGCAGAGCTCCGGGGCCGCTTTGGGGCACGGCGGCCCCGCGGGCTCCTCAGAGGGGCCGGCGCTCGCCGTCGGGCCGAGGTGTGGTGGGTGCGGGGGTGCTGTGGTGTCCTCTCTCCTCACAGGCCGAAGTGGAGGAAACCCTCAAGAGGATCCAAGCCCACAAAGGGGTTATTGCAACTATGGTTATAAACGCCGAAG GAATTCCAATAAGAACAACTCTTGATAACTCTACAACAGTGCAGTATGCAGGTCTTCTTCATCAGCTCACCGTGAAAGCTAGGAGCACAGTGAGAGATATTGATCCTCAGAATGATCTAACCTTTCTTAGGATCAGATCAAAGAAACATGAAATTATGATAGCTCCAG ATAAGGAGTATCTCCTGATCGTTATTCAGAACCCATGTGAATAG